Part of the Xenopus tropicalis strain Nigerian chromosome 3, UCB_Xtro_10.0, whole genome shotgun sequence genome, ggggggatttggggtgagtgcttatttgtgccctgggtacccctggaactatagcagggtgactgttaccccaatgtttctatatatctgtaaccttgttatgggctaagggggcccagcctgaaggccagttagggggggatttggggtgagtgcttatttgtgccctgggtacccctggaactatagctgggtgactgttaccccaatgtttctatatatctgtaaccttgttatgagctaaggcaACTTATACCATGAaatataacaaatacaaataaacccAGGGCAGGACATAGAAAAGAGAGGTCCCAGAACAATGTACAAAAACTGGGGCTCCaaagaaattaaagaaacagGGATGCTCTGCCTGCAGTCCTCTGGTTGTTAaaatacaaatcccagcatcccctaccaGCAATTTATCAACAATTAGGGGCCTGGCCTATCAGGAATACAAGAAACAAATCTACTATTCACTGTATAGCAATGAATCATTTGTAATCTATACTGTAACCAAAGGAATGTTCTTGCCAGACAGGAACCAGAGTCAAACTCTTCTCCTACCCAAAACTTAGCCAATATCCATGCCCTGGGCATAATTGCATAAaaccttatcatttatagaaggGTGCTAGGCACGTAATATTAACCCttacatataaatacagttttattttacCTTTCCCTTAGTTCTCCTGGGACTGACCCACAGAATAACGGATTCTCAGGCTGAAATATTAAAACTTTtactgaacaaaaataaaataacaagaaAAGTGCAACGGTAACTGAGACAGAGCAGAAGTCACAGAGCAATAACTAGAAGTCTGTAACAGGAaccatattattaatataatgtcTCTCAGTGCTCAGGGTACCCAGGCCTTGCCAACCCCTCCTCAGTCCTTTCTGTTGTTCTTCTTACCGGCCGCATTGCGCAGAGTGCCCTGATACACAGAGCAATAGTCCTTTTGGGTGAGTGGGCAGAAGCGGCGAGTGTGAGCGGTATCCCCGGTGGCGCCACACTGGGAGCACACATAATTGCGCAGGATGGGGCACACCACCCGGCCTTGTTTATCCTTCAGGCTGTGCTTGCTGTATATGTGCTTGGACTCTCCGTTATGCTTGCAGAAAGTGCACCCTGCGACGGACTCTTCTGACACCGGGGATACCGTAGCTTGGTCCCGTCCACGTGCTTGGAGGGTTGGTTTTCTTGATGCAAACAGCCTTGTACTGTCTGTTTGGCAGTCTCCACGGCTACTTGGTACCTCCTCCTCACTGCCACTCCTTGGCACCACTTTCTTTGTGCCGCTCCTTAGCACTTCTTGCTCTCTGCCTCTCCTATGTTCATGCACGGGCATCTCTTTCTCTGTGCCACCCCTTGGCATCTCTCTGCCTCTCCATGGCACCTCTTGCTGTCTGGCATGCATGGGCACCTCTTTCTCTGTGCCACCCCTTGGCATCTCTC contains:
- the nanos3 gene encoding nanos homolog 3 isoform X1, which gives rise to MSSFSIWKDYLGLNALVRQLALEETAADPEVPSTGAETEVPMHDRPQEVPWRGREMPRGGTETEVPMHDKQQEVPWRGREMPRGGTETEVPMHDRQQEVPWRGRKMPRGGTETEVPMHARQQEVPWRGREMPRGGTEKEVPMHARQQEVPWRGREMPRGGTEKEMPVHEHRRGREQEVLRSGTKKVVPRSGSEEEVPSSRGDCQTDSTRLFASRKPTLQARGRDQATVSPVSEESVAGCTFCKHNGESKHIYSKHSLKDKQGRVVCPILRNYVCSQCGATGDTAHTRRFCPLTQKDYCSVYQGTLRNAAGKKNNRKD
- the nanos3 gene encoding nanos homolog 3 isoform X2; this translates as MSSFSIWKDYLGLNALVRQLALEETAADPEVPSTGAETEVPMHDRPQEVPWRGREMPRGGTETEVPMHDKQQEVPWRGREMPRGGTETEVPMHDRQQEVPWRGRKMPRGGTETEVPMHARQQEVPWRGREMPRGGTEKEMPVHEHRRGREQEVLRSGTKKVVPRSGSEEEVPSSRGDCQTDSTRLFASRKPTLQARGRDQATVSPVSEESVAGCTFCKHNGESKHIYSKHSLKDKQGRVVCPILRNYVCSQCGATGDTAHTRRFCPLTQKDYCSVYQGTLRNAAGKKNNRKD